Within Eremothecium cymbalariae DBVPG#7215 chromosome 3, complete sequence, the genomic segment TCCATATAGATCCATGGAGCAGATCGCTAATTCCCTCCAGAAGGAACCCTACAACCTGGTACTATCCCAAGACGACATGCAGAACAGCTGGTCGCTAATAAACGACTCCTACATCACCGACGTGCATCTATTATACGCTCCTCACGTGATCGCAATGGCGTGTTTGTTCATCACAGTCTGTCTCCGAACCAACAACTCCCACGCTTCCCAGAGCAACCAAACCATATTCAACAGGTTCATGGCTGACTCTCAAGTCGATCTCCAAGAGGTGATGGACACCATCCAGGACTTCGTTACCCTCTATGACCATTGGGATAAGTATAACGAGCCGTGGATCAAATTCTTACTGCATAACCTCTACCTCCGACCACACGCTGCCACAAATACCATCACCGCGGCCTCACTCAATCCGATAAACACCTCTAACTCGGCACTAGGCTCCAATGGTAGTGCCCTTACGTCTGGAACATGAGCTATCGTCCCTTACGAGCTATATGGATGTACGGGTTCTCCATTGGTTATCATATGTTCTTACAATGAGTTAGATTGAAACGTCGTGTCACTTCACATGTTCGAGCTCAATTTggaaagataaaaaaagtAAAATCTCTTAATCGAAGGGTTGCTTTGTTGGAGACAATGTCTTCGAGTTTATAATCTGGGTAGGTTTTAGTTCGTCAGCCATATAAAGAGTCCTCTTACAAGGATATATTGAAGCCAATTTGGAAGGTGATGAAACTATCTAGCAGGTTATTAAATTATCGTGGCTTCAATATGTCGAGTGAGGTAAGGCGGAGACATGCAGAGGAGCCTATTGCAGTATCTGTTGAACATCTTCCTAGATGTGTAGCTGAAAAGAGCGACAAAACAACTTTTAAGAGTAAAGGACATACTTTGAAGGGGCCGATTAAAGCTACAAGACATGTAGTTCATTCTAAGGTTGATTTGTATACGTTTTTGGTTACATCGTTTgctcttctttttatttcgACCGGGTATAGTTATAGACCTGATTTTTATAGGAAGTTTTTGAGCTTGCAATATGAGCATAGTTCTAATCCAGGTCACTACGATATTGGTACAGACGATATTTATATTGTGTTCACAGCTGTTATAGTGCTATGTTGGATTAgatcttttcttttggagTTCATGTTGAAGCCGTTTGCGTATTATAAGTGTAATATCAAGTCGTATAAATCCCAGCAGAGGTATGGAGAACAAGGTTGGTCTGTGATATATTACTCTCTTTCGTGGAGTGTTGGGTTCTATCTATACTTTACTTCGCCATATTTCCTTGATTGtgattatatttatttaaacTGGCCGCATGATCAAATGACTGGTATTTTTAAGCTGTATTATTTGGTTCAGATCTCATCATGGTTGCAACAGATTGTTGTTATAAATGTTGAAGACAGGCGTAAAGACCACTGGCAGATGTTTGCGCACCATATAATAACTGTTGCTCTGACCACGGGATcttactattattacttcACCAGAATTGGTCATGTGATTTTGATAATTATGGATATcgttgatatatttttatccACTgcaaaaattttgaagtatTGTGGGTTTTCAGTGCTATGTGACTATGTCTTTGTTGTGTTCCTGATACTGTGGTTCGTTTTCAGACATGTAGTTtacaattatatattttatcacACTTGGGCAAAGGCAAGAGATCTCATGGGTAAGGCTGGTCTTTGCGGCGTCGATCTGTACCAAAAACGATGCTGGACGccttttattattgatgtGTTTTTAGTGTTATTAGGCGGCCTGCAGATAATCACTCttatttggttgtttttAATCATCAAAGTTTTGATCAAGGTTATTAAGGGTACTGGTGCGCAGGATGTGCGTAGCGATGAGGATGATTAATGAAGCTTTCATTTTTTCTCCGAAGTAGTACTGTGGTTTCACATGAAGCCTGGTGAAGCAATCCTGCGCCGTATAGACTTTTAATTATATATGGGCAGAGGTTTAATGATCTGTATTTGTATATTCTGtttgtttaaaaaggaCATAAACTGTTTGTAATCATATCAAAAGTATACTGCTACAAACTTTCAGAGATGCTAAGGTAACATCAACTAAAACtgtatattaaaaaaattatgaCTGTACAGAGAGAGTCCTCTATTAATACCAGACTAGGGGCAAAACGTGTATCAAATGCCGAAATAAATAATGACAAAAACTGAAATGAGTGTTACTAGTATCCCATACAGTGCCAAGCCTAAACTGGCCAATCGGCACCATATCTCTTTTCTGTTCAATGAGTTACCTTTAATCAACGATTCGGTACCAATTAGTTTGTATCCAAACAAACCAGGTAAAGTGAATGAAATCGATGTTGATCCAGTAGAGCCTACCAATGCTAGGATTAGGGCAAATGATGTGACGTTCAACGCCAGCACGTACATGATCAAGAGCAAAATCCAAGTAACAATATAAAAGCGTGATCCATCGAGCGGTACAGCAGACGAATCATGTTCCATTTGCTCAGATAATTCTTCTTGGGACTGCGTACCTCTTGGTAAGGATTGATATGACTCCCCTTCTATTCCAAGCATTAACCTgtcttcctcatcatcaacagacATGCAAATGGGCCTCGTACTTTCGTTGTCCGCCAAAACCGGCTCCTCAAGCTTCTGCTCACGGCGCATTATGTACAGGGCATACGTTATATCGAGCCAGTGCACCATGTTATTGAATGCAATTCTTCCTGGGTGAAATAATAATGGGAAAGATAAAATAACCATTGTGCCTAATGAGAACGTACCAATCCTTGTAGTTATTGCAGACTCATCGTAATTCAGAATGACATTTGTCAAAACGTTGTTTCCAAAAGTTAAATAGCCTCCAAGTCCGAcagataaaaatatcaacgTGGAAATGCCTACGGAATAATAAACCACTCTTTTTGCGTTGGCTGTAGAattatctttcaattcattGATAACACTAAACATGTTCATCGACCCCGTGTACGCGAGTATGATAATACTGAATGTGCTAACAAGCTCTCCTACACTATGAATATGGAGCCAGGATACATCCCCTCTATGCTCCACATATTTGTTTCCAAACATGACGCCTTGTAAAAACGTTCCTGTAACCAAAAGTACCAAATAGGTGATGGAAAGAAGACCAACCAAGGAACTGTACTTTAAACTGTCCAACTGTCTCAAATGTGCTAACGGAACAACAATTATGGTGCTTCCTAATATCCACCAATTTCGACGACCACCAAGCAGAGATGAAAATAGGTCCCCAACAAGTACTAGATATGACAATCCCACCCCGTAGCATTGAATGAACATggcaaaatcaaataaaaaggaTAGCTTTGGATACGTTACAGAACATAGCGTGAAGAAACTAGATTGTCTTGGATTAAGTAAAGCCTTAGAAGAGAGTGATAATAAGTAAAGTCCAAACCCCGATGTAATAGCTGCAAAAAGTAGTAAAATAATAGCCACTGTGACACCATCCGCCCTGAATGCATAGGGGATGGCTAGGAGACCCGCTCCAACAATTGTTTTTACTAGATTAACAGTCGAAGAGTATACTGTTGCAGTTGGGATCATTAAGAATCAATGAAATCTCGATTTTGGGTGTTTAtaggaaaagaagatcaaCAGTGAAGCTTTTATGGTAACTTTCTATATTTGTGCTTTCAAACTTCAAAGGCGATATTGTTAAGTTTTGGCTGCACAGGAAAAAAAGTGTAATAGGAATCAAGTTAGTCAGGTTTATCTACAAATTACACATTGGCAAGTTTAAAGAACAGGGATTAGCGGTTCAATAACGACATAACTAGGACATAGGTAATCAATGAAGCCAAATAAATCACTGTTAGATTCAAAATTAGGACGTATAACTTTATTATGAGCgataagaagaagataatggaatttttgaaggaagcgataaatatagaaaaggaagaagaatcAGAATCGATAGACAATAAAAGGGTTACGAAAAATGCTACTATGGCCAAAGAGCTAGAGGTCAAGAGAGATTTTCAGGAGCAACCTTCGCAGAGGGGAAATAGAAAGGTTTCACCTACAGTAGTTGTTAATGGAGAAGaggatgttgatgatgcGTATGATCCTCATGAGCATACGGCCAAGAGCAAAGAAATACTGTCGGAACCGTCGATAAAGTTAAATGAAGTAATACCGCCTGAGAATTTTAGTCATGTTGTTGGCGAAATCTACAGATCAAGCTTCCCTCGGCTAGAGAATTTTCAGTTTCTGAAGGAAAGGATCAAACTGAAAAGCATCTTAGTCTTGATCCCTGAAGAATACCCGCAAGAAAATCTAGACTTTATGTGCGGTGCTGAAATCCAGCTATTTCAAGTTGGGATGAGTGGCAACAAGGAACCATTTGTAAATATCCCCAGTAATTTGTTAACCAAAGCTCTACAAATTGCTATAAATCCTGCCAACCACCCCATCCTCATCCATTGTAATCGCGGCAAACATCGAACGGGCTGTCTAGTTGGATGTATCAGGAAGTTACAAAACTGGTCATTAACAATGATATTCGACGAGTACCGAAGGTTTGCTTTCCCCAAAGCCCGAGCCTTGGACCAGCAGTTTATTGAAATGTACGATGACAAGGAGCTCATCCAGACTGCGAGTCAGAACAGCTGGCTACCCATAAAGTGGTAGAGCAACAGCACGCATgctaaaacaaaacaaaaagaccTAAACTAAAACACAAAGagaattatattatatatatatatatatataatatattatgtaCAACAGACATAGCTGTGTCTAGGGCGCCGTCTTTGCAAGAATTGTTTGATCAAACTGGTTTTCATCACTACTAATCGGCTACTCAGCTAAAGCGACCCGACAAGAACCTCTGACCATACAGCAACCCGCTAACACCAGACGTGCCAGCCAGAAGAAGAGGCCAAACCCGTCCATATCTCAGTGCGCTTACCGATCCACGTCCTCCAACTAGCAAGTACAACGATGACCATGCGGCTAAAAAACCGGACCCGGATTCCAAGTCCCCATCATGTATAATCCACCCTCCCAGGGCCTGAGCTGCACCAAACAAAACCGAAGTCTTAGCAGTCGGCCCAATAAACTTGGGCCTTATAAGCGAAGACAAAACCCCCCCCGTGTTCCTCGCTGCAACGGACACCGGTGTCTCCACCGCTGGCGATAGCACTGGCGTGGCgaataaaagaaaactatTCAACCACGCCAGCGCTGGCGTATAAGACAATTCTTTAACCTGCTGCACATAAGCCAACATCCTGCAACACCACCGTTCTTGCAAACTACCCACCCCAGCGTCTGCTGCAGCCACCACTCTCTATTTACCCAACTGCAAAAGGGAGGTGTGCGGGTAGAAACGGCCCACGGATCAACGTTTGAATTAGCAAAAAACAGCAACCCCGTCCCCGTTTACGCAACGCTACACATAAACTTATCATTACAACCTATGggatttattatttaacTATGGTACAAAGTAATATGGAGCCCAATACTACATCCATGtaaactaataaaaaaacacTCCACCGTAGCCCTCTCAGGACCTTTCACCCCGCAACCTTCTGGCCAACTtaatatccttcttctggATAGTAACCCTCTTGGCGTGGATAGCGGCCAAGTTGGTGTCCTCGAACAAAGAAACCAAATATGCCTCAACCGACTCCTGCAAAGCACCGATAGCAGACGACTGGAACCTCAAATCGGTCTTGAAATCCTGAGCAATCTCTCTAACCAACCTCTGGAAGGGCAACTTCCTGATCAACAACTCCGTGGACTTTTGGAATCTTCTGATTTCTCTCAAAGCAACAGTACCGGGCTTATATCTGTGTGGCTTCTTCACACCACCAGTAGATGGTGCAGACTTCCTAGCAGCCTTGGAAGCTAGTTGTTTTCTTGGTGCCTTACCACCAGTGGACTTTCTTGCAGTTTGCTTAGTTCTCGCCATTGTCTCTTACCCTCTGTGATATGTAAAGTTCTCTTCTTTCACAAACAAAACCCCTTGTTATTTTATACAAGATAACAGAGAACAAAATCCCGAACCAAGAAGCAAAAATTCTATGCAACACCTTTCCTGCGCTTaaatacaaaaattaaaaaacaCCAACCACCAAGCAAGACAGCTAGAAAACAACTAGAAGCACCCTATCAAACCACCACACCGCAATACGTTCCGAAGACCACGCTTTTGCACCAAACAGCCGTGTTTCCCTTTTCCATTCCTTCCGCTTTTTGGTCTGGTCCGTCCCGAACCGTCCCCAGAGGCGATGGCGGCGGGCGGCAAACTCGCACGCGAGGCTGCTGCAGCCCCACCGCCGCGCGAAATTTGTGGTCCGGAGAACGTGACAGCACCGCCCGAAAAGCCCCATTACAGGCACGTGCAAGACAGGTGTTGCCAAAAAGCAGGGGTAGCGGGCGGAGAGGGGAAACTCTGAGCACGCGTTCCATGCCTGTTTCTTCGCGTGTCAGAGAGAGAACTCGCCCTAAAAGAGCGAATGGAATTCCGTTTGATTGGAGAGACGGGTTCGTAGTTCTGCCGTTCCTCTCGCTGTGCGAAAGCGGTTCGCTGCGCGCAGCGAACCGCTTTCGCACAGCGTTCTGCGGATTTCTCACCAGCTGGCGCCTCTCGCTATACAGAATATCGCgttttttcaaaaagggCTTGAGCGTAGTTTAGGGTACGGTTACCGGCGGATACAGGCGTCCAATATAGGAGGTGTTTTGTATGGTATGGCACCGTCCCCCTCCCCAGCAGCCACGACGAAAtgagatttttttgttgtttcttctgGGGAGAGGGAGGGGagattaaataaaaataaaaaaaacgTTATATATAAGGAAAGTAGAAGGATCTAGTTTTCATGTTCTGATGAGGCTTTAGTTGTAGTTTCGGAGGGTTCGTAAAAATCACAAGAGTTCAATCCACAGATAATTGGGTACTGTTTTAAGGTGTAGTTTGCAAGACAACAAACTAACTAGAAAACAGATAAAAGACAGACACACACAGAGTTCATACACGCTATTTAAAAGATGTCCGGCAGAGGTAAAGGAGGTAAAGGTTTGGGTAAAGGAGGTGCTAAGAGACACAGAAAGATTTTGAGAGATAATATCCAGGGTATTACCAAGCCAGCCATTAGAAGATTGGCCAGAAGAGGCGGTGTGAAGCGTATTTCTGGGTTGATCTATGAGGATGTCAGATCTGTTTTGAAGTCCTTTTTGGAGTCTGTGATCAGAGATGCTGTTACTTACACGGAGCATGCCAAGAGAAAGACTGTGACTTCTCTAGATGTTGTGTATGCTTTGAAGAGACAAGGTAGGACGTTGTATGGTTTCGGCGGTTGAATTCTTTAGGGCTCTGGGATATATTCGgagttttttttcaaatgaattgagatttcaatatatagtatatattgGTGTGTATTATAGCAAGGCAGATTTAAAGTCCTTATGATATGCTTGGGGAGACCGAGTGTTTCTAATGTtactctttttttcttcacTCTGGGCGTGTTTTGTGTAGAAGTCAAGGGCTGAAGGTCGCAGATACAATGAGCTTCCTATGTATTGGTTGGTGGCTATTTGTTACTTGCCATCGTTTTCGTTTATACAGTGGGGTGCCGTAGAGGGGCATGATAAGCTGTGCTGCAGCATCCACCCGTACGCACGGTGGGTCGGTGTGTGGTCACACTTTGAATGGGGCCGGAGGCTGGCCCGTTAGATGTCTTATCAATGCTATATCCTCGGTGACTTCGTCTTGCGTCAAGGATTGCAAAGGAGGGGCGCTCTTAGTTGACGGCCTCTGGTTGTTCCTTggctttttcttttcattgTCCTTCTCATCGGAGCCAAATAGTAAGGCGTATAGCTCATTTGAATCGCTGATGTACTGCAGAAATTCGGAGTCGCTGTTGTTCTGGCTCCCGGCCATGGATGTGTTGTTTCCGTTTGTACTGCCGTTGCCGACACGGTTGCCGCTTTGAATACTGAGGGCTTCCCTGTTGTTGGACATGTATTCGCTTTCCTCGTTGATGATACGGGCAGCGGTGTTGGTGGTGACCCGTCTTCGTAACGATCTACGTTCTGTCCCCGTTTCTGTACCGCTTTCGTTGGCACTGGCTCCGCCAGCACCGCCCCCCCCAACTCACTGGCTGATGAATCCCATGTATTCTGGTTAGAGTTACGTGAGGTTTTCTGAAACTTGGTACGTGCATAGTCTATGGAATAAGAATGCGCATTGGCCACATCCATCAGTAGTCTTTCTTCTTGcaacttttttattttcttccCAAACGACTCGTATAGCTTTTCTTTGCAAAGCTTAATCATCTTCTCGTGCTCCTCTTTGGTGCTCTCTATATCTTCCTGGAACTCGATGCTAGACCGGTGCACTCGATACTCCTCATACAACCTCAATCGAATCAACTCCAAATCCCTAGCTTCCTCTAAATCACGCATTGTTCTTGTGAACTGCGGGTTGTTCCCTTGATGCAAAGTAGTCAAATTCGTTTGCAAATGCGTTAAACGATCCCTGTAATGTGTATCTTTGTCCAAAACAAACCCCTGGCTTATTTTAGAAACCTTTGATTCAATGTTATACCGTCTCTTGTCCTTACGAGAGACTGAAtcataatatttaataaatgTTAGTATTGCAAAAAACCTAGCTATACTCCCTTCTCTCCTGCTGCCCCGACCAGAGAAGGAAACTAAAACCAATCATCAAAAACCTATGTACATACGTTCTTGTCGACTGTATTCTGGCTGGAAATGATTATATCCCTGGAAATTCATCTTTGATACCTGTGTTGTGTGTGTTACAGCCCTTCTGTTGTGTACTGAATTCTGCAAACACAGatttttttagtttaaGGTTAAAACATCTCAAAACTAAGCGCataaatatacataatatCTAGAGCTCGTGAAGAGGGAAATTTTTCGATTACGCAGCTAAAAACAAGGCCAAGTTAGCGATATGTGGGCTTCAAAAGAACAAGGGCAGTTCGTtcgtttttaaaatatgtatttatgGTTTTCTAATCGGAGTTCTATCTTTTTTCAGTCGTGTCTTTGGTATACTTGGTCGTTCTGCTTTTGGTTAGGGTCCACTTCGTCGTCGCCATCGCCTTGAAAAGTATCTATTCGAAATATTAAGAGTTTTACAGTTGGGCCATAATTCTAACAAGattgaatatatcaaaCAATTCCTATAGGAGAGCCCGTTTCTGTGGGTGGTTGCCGTTGTTTTATGATTGTGCTTTCTTACGCAAAGGATGTTAAGCAAAGTAGAACGCCGCCTGGGAGTTCAGAATACTTTTCTTAAGCCAATTGTTTGGTTTTGAGACGATAGCTTCATTAGATCTAGTTTTGAATTGGATTGTGGAGTCGTCATATGTTTCCGTTGAGCAATACGGTGTGCCTGGGAGAGTGATCGCTGCTTGGAGGAGTTCACCAGATCTTATTACCTTATTTGATTACACAAGGCATTGGGGCTGGATTGCGAGCACAGACCTTGGAACTACGACAATCATTAGTACTTCTCAGTTATTCAATCTGAAGCCGTTTTGTGGGCAAGGGTGGTCTATTGCCCTGGGTATTGTTGCAGCAAACAGCCATAGCAACAAAACAACCCTGCACATCTACGAAAATGTTCACATACTTGGCACACAGTAAGGGGCTACTGCCAACCGTGCCATAGAAGAACTATGCAAATTCGTATCTGAGCCCCATTTCGAGT encodes:
- a CDS encoding uncharacterized protein (similar to Ashbya gossypii ADL206W), whose protein sequence is MKLSSRLLNYRGFNMSSEVRRRHAEEPIAVSVEHLPRCVAEKSDKTTFKSKGHTLKGPIKATRHVVHSKVDLYTFLVTSFALLFISTGYSYRPDFYRKFLSLQYEHSSNPGHYDIGTDDIYIVFTAVIVLCWIRSFLLEFMLKPFAYYKCNIKSYKSQQRYGEQGWSVIYYSLSWSVGFYLYFTSPYFLDCDYIYLNWPHDQMTGIFKLYYLVQISSWLQQIVVINVEDRRKDHWQMFAHHIITVALTTGSYYYYFTRIGHVILIIMDIVDIFLSTAKILKYCGFSVLCDYVFVVFLILWFVFRHVVYNYIFYHTWAKARDLMGKAGLCGVDLYQKRCWTPFIIDVFLVLLGGLQIITLIWLFLIIKVLIKVIKGTGAQDVRSDEDD
- the AVT7 gene encoding Avt7p (similar to Ashbya gossypii ADL205C); translated protein: MIPTATVYSSTVNLVKTIVGAGLLAIPYAFRADGVTVAIILLLFAAITSGFGLYLLSLSSKALLNPRQSSFFTLCSVTYPKLSFLFDFAMFIQCYGVGLSYLVLVGDLFSSLLGGRRNWWILGSTIIVVPLAHLRQLDSLKYSSLVGLLSITYLVLLVTGTFLQGVMFGNKYVEHRGDVSWLHIHSVGELVSTFSIIILAYTGSMNMFSVINELKDNSTANAKRVVYYSVGISTLIFLSVGLGGYLTFGNNVLTNVILNYDESAITTRIGTFSLGTMVILSFPLLFHPGRIAFNNMVHWLDITYALYIMRREQKLEEPVLADNESTRPICMSVDDEEDRLMLGIEGESYQSLPRGTQSQEELSEQMEHDSSAVPLDGSRFYIVTWILLLIMYVLALNVTSFALILALVGSTGSTSISFTLPGLFGYKLIGTESLIKGNSLNRKEIWCRLASLGLALYGILVTLISVFVIIYFGI
- the SIW14 gene encoding putative tyrosine protein phosphatase SIW14 (similar to Ashbya gossypii ADL204W) — encoded protein: MSDKKKIMEFLKEAINIEKEEESESIDNKRVTKNATMAKELEVKRDFQEQPSQRGNRKVSPTVVVNGEEDVDDAYDPHEHTAKSKEILSEPSIKLNEVIPPENFSHVVGEIYRSSFPRLENFQFLKERIKLKSILVLIPEEYPQENLDFMCGAEIQLFQVGMSGNKEPFVNIPSNLLTKALQIAINPANHPILIHCNRGKHRTGCLVGCIRKLQNWSLTMIFDEYRRFAFPKARALDQQFIEMYDDKELIQTASQNSWLPIKW
- the AIM19 gene encoding Aim19p (similar to Ashbya gossypii ADL203C), which encodes MLAYVQQVKELSYTPALAWLNSFLLFATPVLSPAVETPVSVAARNTGGVLSSLIRPKFIGPTAKTSVLFGAAQALGGWIIHDGDLESGSGFLAAWSSLYLLVGGRGSVSALRYGRVWPLLLAGTSGVSGLLYGQRFLSGRFS
- the HHT2 gene encoding histone H3 (similar to Ashbya gossypii ADL202C) produces the protein MARTKQTARKSTGGKAPRKQLASKAARKSAPSTGGVKKPHRYKPGTVALREIRRFQKSTELLIRKLPFQRLVREIAQDFKTDLRFQSSAIGALQESVEAYLVSLFEDTNLAAIHAKRVTIQKKDIKLARRLRGERS
- the HHF2 gene encoding histone H4 (similar to Ashbya gossypii ADL201W); the protein is MSGRGKGGKGLGKGGAKRHRKILRDNIQGITKPAIRRLARRGGVKRISGLIYEDVRSVLKSFLESVIRDAVTYTEHAKRKTVTSLDVVYALKRQGRTLYGFGG